A portion of the Actomonas aquatica genome contains these proteins:
- a CDS encoding class I mannose-6-phosphate isomerase — translation MPPADSIVLLPPNRVWRSYTGGATLDRIAGARTPADSHLAEDWIGSVTLARNPGRDLPREGVSQVTYAGESVDFADLIASDPDYFLGAAHVARYGPAPMLLVKFLDSATRLHFQCHPPRAFARQHLDSPSGKTEAYHILGVRDGVDDPYIYVGFQRPPTPAQLRDWIERQDMAALTACFDKVPVAPGQTYLIPGGVPHALGEGIFMVEIQEPSDLVARLEFVRDGYVLPEAARFMGRDVDFALSFVDFNAYPLVDGESPFRCRPSQCRVLGPHSWQETLIGPDRTDCFRVCRTVLHEPVTKSEPTCAICTVTRGTVHLHHAGRRHTVRCHESFFLPAGIDALDLLPEDSAELLECFPAN, via the coding sequence ATGCCTCCCGCTGATTCCATCGTCCTGCTGCCGCCCAACCGGGTGTGGCGCTCCTACACCGGCGGCGCCACCTTGGATCGCATCGCGGGCGCACGCACCCCGGCCGATTCACATCTGGCCGAGGATTGGATCGGCTCCGTCACCCTCGCCCGCAACCCCGGTCGCGACCTTCCCCGCGAGGGCGTCTCCCAAGTGACCTACGCCGGCGAGAGTGTGGACTTCGCCGACCTCATTGCCAGCGATCCCGACTACTTTCTCGGCGCGGCCCACGTCGCGCGCTACGGCCCGGCGCCCATGCTGTTGGTGAAGTTTTTGGACTCCGCCACGCGGCTTCATTTCCAATGCCATCCGCCGCGCGCCTTTGCGCGCCAACATCTCGATTCACCCAGCGGTAAAACCGAGGCCTACCACATCCTCGGTGTGCGCGATGGCGTCGACGATCCCTACATCTACGTCGGGTTCCAACGTCCGCCCACACCCGCGCAGTTGCGCGACTGGATCGAGCGGCAGGACATGGCAGCGCTCACCGCCTGCTTCGACAAGGTGCCGGTCGCGCCCGGCCAGACTTACCTCATTCCCGGCGGCGTCCCGCACGCCTTGGGCGAAGGCATCTTCATGGTCGAAATCCAGGAACCGTCCGACCTCGTCGCCCGCCTCGAGTTTGTGCGCGACGGTTATGTGTTGCCCGAAGCCGCCCGCTTCATGGGGCGCGACGTCGACTTCGCGCTCTCCTTCGTCGACTTCAACGCCTACCCGCTCGTCGATGGCGAATCGCCCTTCCGCTGCCGCCCGAGCCAGTGCCGCGTCCTCGGTCCGCACTCCTGGCAGGAGACGCTCATCGGCCCCGACCGCACTGATTGTTTTCGGGTCTGCCGCACCGTGCTGCACGAACCGGTGACCAAGAGCGAACCCACCTGTGCCATCTGCACCGTCACCCGCGGCACCGTGCACCTGCACCACGCCGGCCGCCGTCACACCGTGCGTTGCCACGAATCCTTCTTCCTTCCCGCCGGCATCGATGCCCTCGATCTGCTGCCCGAAGACTCCGCTGAACTGCTGGAGTGTTTTCCCGCCAACTAA
- a CDS encoding hydroxyacid dehydrogenase, translated as MPPRPTLLTCLTVQEETEFLPAPLGDEIAAAYARVDTLRPEELTAESWAEQLHAHNPEVLLACWKTPPLPADLPPGLRYVCYLAGSVRKLVSSEQVAAGLIVSNWGDSISRIVAEGALLHILTGLRQTSHWAIAMHLHGGWKDPSTVTASLFGRRVGIRGFGRVARELLKLLAPFGCDIGVHAPDLTPSLASSHGIRVVPTIDALMRDHDIVVELAPLTPETHHSIRLEHLEALRPRSLFVNVGRGATVDETALLEIARRGEVFIGLDVYGIEPLPADSPFRGLTNVALTPHLGGPTTDRRVDAGRFGVRNLQAYAAGEPLRAVITPDVYASST; from the coding sequence ATGCCACCGCGCCCCACCTTACTCACCTGTCTCACCGTCCAGGAGGAGACCGAATTTCTCCCTGCCCCGCTGGGTGATGAAATCGCCGCCGCTTATGCCCGCGTCGATACGCTGCGCCCCGAGGAACTCACCGCCGAGTCTTGGGCCGAACAGCTCCACGCCCACAATCCCGAGGTCCTGCTCGCCTGCTGGAAAACGCCACCGCTGCCCGCCGACCTGCCACCCGGCCTGCGCTACGTCTGCTACCTCGCCGGATCCGTGCGCAAACTCGTTTCCAGTGAACAGGTCGCCGCCGGGCTGATCGTCAGCAATTGGGGCGACTCCATCAGCCGCATCGTCGCCGAGGGCGCATTGCTGCACATCCTCACCGGCCTGCGCCAAACCTCCCACTGGGCCATCGCCATGCACCTGCACGGCGGCTGGAAGGACCCTTCCACCGTCACCGCTTCGCTCTTCGGCCGCCGCGTCGGCATCCGCGGATTTGGGCGCGTCGCCCGCGAGTTGCTCAAACTGCTCGCGCCCTTCGGCTGCGACATCGGCGTGCATGCGCCCGACCTCACGCCCAGCCTGGCGTCGTCCCACGGTATCCGTGTCGTCCCTACCATCGATGCGCTGATGCGCGATCACGACATCGTGGTGGAACTCGCCCCACTCACCCCGGAGACGCACCACTCCATCCGCCTCGAACACCTCGAAGCCCTGCGCCCGCGCAGCCTCTTCGTCAACGTCGGCCGCGGTGCCACCGTCGACGAAACCGCCCTGCTCGAAATCGCCCGCCGCGGCGAGGTGTTCATCGGTCTCGATGTCTATGGCATTGAACCGCTGCCGGCCGATTCCCCCTTCCGCGGCCTGACCAACGTCGCCCTCACCCCGCACCTCGGCGGCCCCACCACCGACCGCCGCGTCGACGCCGGCCGTTTCGGGGTGCGCAACCTGCAGGCCTACGCCGCCGGCGAGCCGTTGCGCGCCGTCATCACGCCCGACGTTTACGCCAGCTCGACCTGA